The Priestia aryabhattai genome includes the window AAAATTTGGTGAAACACGCGCGCAAAGTAGCTTTAAGAATTTCAATTATATATATTATTATTGGTGCTGTATGGATCTTGATATCTGATAATATATCTAGAACATTAGCGCAAGGTCGTTTTGAAGTATATATTTTTTTTCAACAATACAAAGGTTGGTTTTTTATTTTAGCTACGGGGATTATTTTATATGGGTTGGTATATAGGAGAGCTTATAAACTAGTGGAGTCCCAGCAAGAGCTCGTAGTGAAAGAACACGAACTTCAAACGAGCAATCAGCACTATCAATCTTTATTCAAACATAATCCCGATGGCGTTTTTGAAATAAGTAAAACAGGTGAAGTTCTTCTTGCTAATCCAGAAGGTGAAGCAATCGTTGGATACTCCAGTGAAGAATTGCAAAAGATGAAACCTTCAGCTCTTATCGCAGCTGAAGAGTTTGATATGTGCAAAGATTATTTTAAAGAAGTGCTGAATGGAAAAGGTGCTAAGTTCGAAATGAATGTTATCAATAGAAAGCAAGAAAGACGGTTGCTTAGGTGTTCTTTGCTTCCCATCGTCGTTCATAAGCAGGTGGTAGGTGTATTTATGATTGCACGCGATATTACTACATACCGTCAAGATGAAGAGCTTATGATAACCTCGGAAAAAATGTCGGTTATTGGACAAATGGCAGGTGCCGTAGCACATGAAATTAGAAATCCGCTTACTTCTTTAAAAGGTTTTGTACAGGTTATGCAAGCATCTAAGGAAACAAATGACACATATTTAGATATCATGATGTCTGAAATTGACCGCATCAACTTAATCTCCAGTGAAATGCTCATTCTTGGAAAAAAGCAGCATGTATCTTTTGAAAAGACCCATTTATGCGAGATTTTAAAACAAGTTATTACGCTAATGGAAGCGCAGGCTAATTTAAATAATGTTTCTATTTTATTGAAAGAAAAAGCAAAAAGGCCTATTTATGTTTCGGCTGATGCAAATCAGTTGAAACAAGTGTTCATCAATGTTATCAAAAACGGTGTAGAAGCTATCATTGAGAAAGGTCATATTACAATAATAGTTGAAGAAAAAGATACACGAGCATTGATTCACTTTGAAGACAATGGAGTCGGAATGAGTCAAGAGAGGATTGAACAAGTGGGTACGCCGTTTTATTCTACGAAAGAAGCTGGCACCGGCTTAGGGCTGGCCGTATGTTACAAAATCATGGAGCGTCATCAAGGTACCATGCATTTTAAAAGCGGTAAAGGAAAAGGGACAACGGTTACTATTGATATGCCAATTATAGAACGAAACAGCCGCCTCTCGTAGTTCAGGGAGGCGGCTGTTTTCTTGAAAAAGAGGAAGTAAGTGGCTGAGCCCTTTACGTCTGGATCCATATAGGACATAAAACCTCCTTCTTATACAAGTTTTCGTCCATAATAAAGAGGATCATATTGTTTTCTATAGAAGCAATAGTGTATCATAGTTGAAGCTATGTATATTGATGTAGAAAAGTTAAGGCAACAACCGATTTTTCTACTGATGGATTGACAGGGCCCCTTGAGATAAGAAAGGTTTATTTGTGAATATACGGAAATTGAGGTCGGTATAGATTTAATGCACATGGCCACTGATAAATTCGTTTAATTGAAATGAAAAAATCGTTTATAATATCGAGAAAAGCATGGAAAAGGAGATAGATATGAGTCAGTTTATAGAGACTTTACAGCCTTTTTTACAAGAGGCGTGGAAAAAAGCAGGGTTCAATGAGCCTACTGCCATTCAAACAAAAGCTATTTCAGAGATTTTAGCTAATAAAGATGTAATAGGAGAATCCCCAACGGGAACAGGGAAGACACTGGCATACTTGTTACCTGTCTTACATCGCATTCAGCCGGGACCATCTCATATTCAAGCGGTTATTTTAGCAT containing:
- a CDS encoding ATP-binding protein, yielding MKHARKVALRISIIYIIIGAVWILISDNISRTLAQGRFEVYIFFQQYKGWFFILATGIILYGLVYRRAYKLVESQQELVVKEHELQTSNQHYQSLFKHNPDGVFEISKTGEVLLANPEGEAIVGYSSEELQKMKPSALIAAEEFDMCKDYFKEVLNGKGAKFEMNVINRKQERRLLRCSLLPIVVHKQVVGVFMIARDITTYRQDEELMITSEKMSVIGQMAGAVAHEIRNPLTSLKGFVQVMQASKETNDTYLDIMMSEIDRINLISSEMLILGKKQHVSFEKTHLCEILKQVITLMEAQANLNNVSILLKEKAKRPIYVSADANQLKQVFINVIKNGVEAIIEKGHITIIVEEKDTRALIHFEDNGVGMSQERIEQVGTPFYSTKEAGTGLGLAVCYKIMERHQGTMHFKSGKGKGTTVTIDMPIIERNSRLS